Below is a window of Halogeometricum rufum DNA.
CGACGTCACCGTCCCCGAGGACTACGAACCCGACCAGTCCGTCCTCCGCGAGCAGTCGACGTTCGAACGGATGCTCGACGCCCTCGTCGCCGCCGGCCACGACAAGCAGTCGGCCGTCGCGGAGGTGAACGACCTCCAGCGTCGACTCGGCGTCAACGTGGAGGCGGCCGCCGCCCTGTACGCCACGCGGCGCGGCGTGGACGTGGCCGACGCCGCCCGTGACGCGCGCGAG
It encodes the following:
- a CDS encoding DUF2240 family protein; the protein is MSLDVAVAVPFKQRGTSRMGEGEFVVALSLDRDWFSPDQAKRLIDVAAGRGLLTREDDAVVAAFDPADVTVPEDYEPDQSVLREQSTFERMLDALVAAGHDKQSAVAEVNDLQRRLGVNVEAAAALYATRRGVDVADAARDAREEL